The Plasmodium falciparum 3D7 genome assembly, chromosome: 12 genome contains the following window.
CAATTACCAATTATagcttttattaataaaaagtcGGTATTTGGATTTTTCTATTTAACTAAGGTTCAAAAAAAGAGACCAAAtcaggaaaaaaatataatcattCCGAATATAAGGGAAAATCAACATATAATATCTATATGTTGGTTTGGAAAgccaaaaaatattataaaaaataaagatattttatttgacTATGATAATGTAAATGATATTATTGAAAAGACAAATAATTCAAATGATGTCCAAGCGAATTCGCATTGTGTATATGAATCCGtatctttaaataataaccatatagatataatagaAAACAATGtaacaaaagaaaataaaaaaaaaaagagaaaaaaaatgaatatgatgaaaatggaAGGTTTAAAAAgtgatatgaataataatatatatcccaATACATTTGATACATATCTtgtaatattaaatgaaaaaggtttgtatttatataatattataactaatgaaatattaaaattgaaTAATGATTTGTTAAATAATTTGTATGAATTTAAAGGAAAGAAATATATGGCATCTACTATATTTAATAACGaaatttatgtttttattttatatgagaagaaattattattttttaatcaCAATATGGAATTTGATAGTTATGATATAAACTTGAatgagaaaataaataaaatgtatttaaaagacaatattttatttttactttctaatagtaatatatatttcatttttatagaatatttattaataaatcttcttaataaaaaattcaatgttttaaaaaattgtataCATGATATAAAAGATGATACAAATGGTGTTATAGTAAATAGTAATCTGagtaataacataaatagtGATATTATTCATGCAGATAATCATATTGAGAAGTTAGAGTACCAAGAAAAagagaatgaaaaaaaatatgtgtcTCAAGGTcatgaattatatatcacaaaattaaaattccctcaaaattttaaaatacttctttttgatttttattatatgacgAATGGTGAATTATACATAGcaatattttcaaaaaaaaaaaaaattatgatatataaaataaatttatatcatgaggattataataatagaaaacaaagaaatgaagaaaatacaaTTCTAGAAATTGAAGCTCAATTAATTGCACAGTTTATTAACTTTTACATTTTTgagcatataaataaagttggtagtattttatgtatgaaatttttttacaattctgaaaaaaaaaaaatttatttagttTTTGGGGGCTTAGaacaatttcttttttcatggaactttttaaaataccccattatacaaaaaaaatgaaaatgaaaatgaaaatgaaaatgggAAAATGTCAATATGTAAACATGACTTGGCaaataaatgaatgaatgaatgaatgaattaataaataaataaataaataaatatatatatatatatatatatatatatatatatatatatatatatatgtatatttatgtgtattcAAAAAagacataaaaaaaagtaatacgatttttaaattaaatataataaaatcatataaaaatataacggaaattatctaataattatattgtacatttttgttatttgtgTTATTATTTGTTCATGTAATTCTTTTACATGGTTTTTAAAAACGTGCTGTTcctacaaaaagaaaaaaaaaaaaaaaaaaaaatatatatatatatatatatatatatgaaaaagtttttccttttttttttgaatgtataatatacataattttttggtttacataaatgtatatacatatatatatatatatatatatatatatttatttatttatttatttttaattagtGCACCTTTATATTTGTTGTTGgcgtataaataaatttatatgcataacttgttttttttgattgttcatttaaaaatatatcaaaaagaTAAACTGTTTTCAAAAagtgtaaattttttatgttttttaattccataatattttttataaaatcatcATTGTTCCATTGTTCATTTGAATAAAAGGACAAATCTCGTTgttcatcttttatattgtataaatttgaaaaatataaaacttcTTCATGTggcatatttataattttttgtttttgttgtATATGCatcttttgttttatatgtgttaataaattatgtCTTAATTTTTGACCTTCCAATTTTGGGGaacttaataaaatattttcatcttGGTGCTTATCATTTtggttttcattttttttgtttttcaaaaaataattttttacattattatgattatatgaGTCATTATggttaatatattcatttatatttttattgaatATATCATTTGATATATGTTGTGAAcatttatctttttcattatgtTGCTCGacagaatatatatttttttctgtattataaatatataaatataaatctcTTATTCTGTCAATATCCCATTTTATCATAGCAATTCTATCTAAGCCTATTCCTACAGCTAGATAATCATtgatttcatattttttttttttgttgaaaataattttgcTTTTTAATATTCCACTACCTAAAATTTCTATCCATTTGTTATTATGAAACACTTCTGCTTGTAATGAGTGTGTAGTAAAATCAAAAGAATCTTTTCTTATTCTCCATTTATAATTAGGTCCAAAGATGTTGGATAATAATTCacacaaaaaatatacaagttgtttttttttgtgtactAATTCGTtggttattttaaaatatatatccatttGATTAAAAAAGGGGAAATGTaatttatcaatattatctttcctaaaaatattagatataatacaaaaattatCTCTTTGcttatttaatatgtttgaattatttattatatgtacattattattttcaacgatttctttattaatataattatcttgctttttttctatattattatttacatcaatattattattaggtGTATTTTCACTATACGGATTATTTCTTACATATATTGTATCAttacatttttgtatattctgtttgttattattttttaataaatcatatatgtATGGAAATAAAGAGGTAGCTtgaggaatatataaataatcatgagaaaaatagaaattattttttattgaagTTGTTTCGTTTGTATCTCTTATAAGTATTTCTTTAAAACATAAATTCTTATAATAAAGTGggcatttattatatactaaataaaaagatgtttttttttttaaaaaatttaatacctcttcttttatttcatttaacggatgattctttattttgtaaacatatttaaatctattgtaatttattatatcatcttttatatgataatttttattaagctttctaaaatatatatcgcTGATCTGtggattttttttataactttcTATAAAttcaataataacaaatatgaAACAAAcaaagaaggaaaaaaacaTTTCCTGGTCAAGGGGTTACGGTTACGTCCTCTTGCTAACAAAAtgtaacacaaaaaaaataaaaataaatatataaataaataaataaataaatatatatatatatatatatatatatatatatttatttacatttttttatttattcatttgaattattttaatatatatcctactttttattttcgtTCAAAAGggaaaataacaaataaacCCTTCCCCCTTTCGAAGGACATTTTCCTGACCttacttttttataataaaactttttatataattattttattttatttgttaaataaaaatgaaattgaaaatgttcattatatatagagaataactaaatatatatataaaataaaaaatactattacaagatataataatattatattatatatttttatgtgtacttatatatatatatatataataacatattacaaaaaaaacaaaaatttttatgtatttatccatatacatataatataaaaccaTTTTGGGTTTatatttccatatatattttttttatgtttaaatTGTTCACTGCGTTggtttaaatattttaaagttttattaacatatttaaaaaaatataatataatgtatatatataatatataataatatatataataaataaatcattaaataattatttaaaaaaaaaaaatttatgcataaatatatttttatttatttattttttaaatttcaaaagaaaaaatattaaaaaaaaaataaaaaaaaaaaaaaaaaaaaaataataataataataaattaaaaataataaaaaataaaaaataaaaaaataaaaaactaatagataattatattaGGACAAAATAAGTGTTATGTAAAATTAACAatagaaaaagataaatattataaaaaaaattaaaaatatatacaatatatacaatttatatatatatatatatatatatatgtgtgtatatattttattttttttattcatcaTAATTGTATCCGTCATTCATAgaatcttcatcatcttcatcatcttcatcttcttcatcttcCTCATCTTcctcatcttcatcatcataatcatcatcatcttcatcatcttcatcatcttcatcgtcttcatcttcttcatcgTCTTCATCagtatcttcatcatcatgtAGTTTATGTTTATAAGTTCTTCTATGTTTACTTAAATAATTTGGTGAGTTAATAGAAGAATCTAAAATacctttatcttttttttcatgatcTACCATCATACATTCAGTAGTTAATACCATACTAGCAATACTACAactatttttaataacacTTATAATAACATTGGTACTATCAATTATTCCTTTTTCTACCATATTAACAAATTTGTTTGTGTTAACATCATAACCGAACCCATATTTATCTTTggaatttaatataattttgacAACATTGTCTCCATTAACTCCTGCGTTGTCAGCGATTTGCTTCGTTATTACATCTAAGCTACTAACTACTATATTAGCCCCCATTTTTTGTAATTCCATTTCAGATTCTAAATTTCCTATTAGTTCAAGATATTTCTTTTCGTCATTATTTGAACTTATTTGAAGATCttcttcaatttttttatgtatttcttGTATGAAATTagattttataatttctaaATAAGTAACACCACCTCCTGGTACATATCCAATATCTATTGCACTTTTTACAGCATTTGTTGCATcttcatatttaaattttctttctttttgttcAGTCTCTGAATTACCacctattaatattttagCAATACCACCTGATAAAGCTGCTATACGTTCATTTAATTTctctttatcatattttgaaGTGGTTTCTtcatattccttttttaatacatttatacGTTCATCTatctcttttttatattcctcTTTTGTTATCAAACTAGTCCTATCTTTCTTTACTATCAGTGTATTTGCACTTCCTAATAAAGACAGATAGTTATTATCAAAGCTGCTCATGTTGTTATGCAAATTGTTTAAATCTAAACCGACATCTGCGCTAATGTATTTACTGTTAGTTACAATACATAAATCTTTTAGATAGTCTTTTCTTCTATCACCAAATGATGGAGCTCTTATAGGAacctaaaaaaataaaaataaatataaatatataaaaatatataaatatatataaaaatatataaatatatataaaaatatataaatatatataaaaatatataaatatatataaaaatatataaatatatataaaaacatataaatatatataaaaatatataaatatatataaaaatatataaatatatataaaaatatataaatatatataaaaatatataaaaatatataaatatatataaaaatatataaatatatataaaaatatataaatatatataaaaatatataaatatatatattgtacataTTCAAAACATTTACACAATTAACTATtcaatatatacacatatatatatatatatatatatgtatgtataatatgtgtaatttttttcattgtaAACATTTGGTGTGTAAGAAAAATGTACCATAGAAAATAATTCCTTAATTGCGAATTattctatttcttttttttctcttttttttttttttttttttttttttatatctccactttatttaaatgtataaataaagaaggtatatatatttttatacacaCATTAATAAAAGTGgagaagatgaaaaaaaaaaaaaaaaaaattaggaaAAATAattccatatatatttgtatgtgtcaaatattatatacaaatatatgacacagtatataataagtaatatataatgtgaacacataaaaagaaatataaacttatataaatatgtacatatataaaaatatatacatatataaaaatatatacatatataaaaatatatacatatataaaaatatatacacatataaaaatatatacacatataaaaatatatacatatatatatatatatatatatatttttttttttttttttttattttttttttttaacgtaCCACTTTTATTGCGCCCTTTAACTTGTTTATGATCAAGGTCTGCAAGACTTCATTACTAAAATCATCAGCTATAATACACAATGGTTGTTTATTTTTAGCGAATATTTCAAGAATTGGTAAAATGGATTgaatattatcaatattttgATCTGTTATTAAAGTGGATACATTAGAATATTCAATATAAtccttattttcattatataaaagatatggATTAATAATTCCTCTATCAAAATTATAACCTTCAGTAAATTCTAATTTGTCATTAATATCAGCATTATCATCTAATATGATGGCTGCATTTTTTCCTAATTTATCATAAGCATTAGCAATAATTTGTCCCATATGTACATCATTATTACTTGCTATGGTTGCTATATTAAgtatatctttatatgtttttataggTGTAGATAaagatttaattttttcaataatCATTTTTGAGGCTAATTGTATACCTCTTTGTATAGGAATAGGGTTGTGATTTCTATTAACTTGTTCAATACCTTTTTTGGTAATTGTTGCTGTCATTAATGCTGTTGAACTTGTACCATCACCTGCTTTatcatttgatatatttgtACTTTCTTGCATTAATTTTACAccattatttttctttcgatcttttaaagatatattttttgctaTTGTTACTccatcatttattattaatggaCTTCcatattctttttctaaTAATACATTTCTCCCTCTTGGACCTAATGTTAATTTCACAACATCTGATACTGTTAATATTccttttaataattcatttCGACACTCATTTCCATATATTATGTCTTTACCCTTCACTTTATTCTCTGTCATTTTCATCTTtacataattttcttttcttctacTTATTATCttactatttatatatttcaatctcttatttataaaaagccTATTCTTGTTATTAGGACTGCGCTTCTTCTTAATACTATATCCATACCGCAaacataacaaaaatattacaagcaacaaaatatgaattcttttcattctcataaaaaaataaaaaaaaaaaattataaaattatataacaaaaatatatatatatatatatatatatatatatatatatataataaatttataaacacttataaaatatacatatcaagatattaattatatataacacaaaTTACATATTAaggtatataatttatatatataaacacataaacttataatatacatatatattaataagtattatacaaatttccacaaatttataaatataaaaataaatactaaAATGAAATACCATATGGTATTGTGttcataatttaaattagTATCAActaatttatatacatatatatatatatatatatatattttaattaaaaataaataatacatataacaaatataatatatatatatatatatatatacatatatgattaataattataattatatatttttatcataaacTTCCTTACTATACTTTTCTTATTCATTAAAaaggttttattttttttttttttttaataataatatatatattataaataaataaataaatatatatatattatatatatacatatattatattatagaacccttataattttttttaattaataattgaaacacatatgtataaaagattatatatatatatatatatatatatatatatatgcctatataattattataatatatttttatatatattatataatgtatttattataaatattttttcataatgtaataatataaaaattaataaataaataaaaaataatattttaagaataagaataaaatggtgtgtttcattaaaaaatatctaTACTTCTTTCTCATTTGAGATTTacctaaaaataaatgtaaatgcacctaaaaaaaaaaataaaataatatataatatattaatatatatatatatatatatataatacatattatatttatattatttccatGTTgtgtataattatacatataaagatgcatttatataaatatatatctttaaccATATATGTGTAcgtattttattcatattatacctttatatttactttttttattataatgttttcttgaagaattattttgtaaaaaaaaaaaaaaaaaaaaaaaaaaatatatatatatatatatatatatataatatatatatatttaaattatactttggaaaattaaattatttgaatattaaaaatacaatatacaatttgtttttaatatatatatttaaatgagtatgtttcattttaataagaggataatttataaacaaaataaattaaaattataattaaaattaaaacattaaaaattaaaaattaaaaattaaaaacatgTGTAAAGAATATTCAATCTTCTGTACATTTTATGAAGATTAACAAGTAACTGTTAAATGactatttgtttatatatatatatatatatatttatttatttatttatttattaattttttaagatGTCAATTTCcttgaaaaaataatgtagCATTTTATCGTACACTTAATACAAaaaagttttatatatatatgtatatgttataaCGGGCTAAATTTCTGttgatttttttcttttcttttcttctctttttatattataaatatatgcaaAGATATACAACTCAATATCAACTTTCGAAGTATGGtcaaaaagataaaaaataacaataatattgtatatatatatatatatatgtaatagcATTTACACATTTGATTTTTATAACTACCTTTTCCCCCTTTTAGATTTACCCTTATTCAGCTTAATATGAACAGCGTTATTTTTAGAGCACATTGTTTTTTTCAGCCATTGCGTAGATGCTTCTCAACTAAGAAAGAGTATACAAatagaaaattaaaaaataagcaTAATTTACTTGtacatagaaaaaaaaaaatatacatatatataaatatatatatatatctatttatatatatatatatttatatatatgtatatttttttttttctattttgtcCCACATTTACATTATCACacgcacatatatatatatatatatatataatatatgtatatattttttccttttttttgtagCTATGATGTTATAGTCATTGGAGGAGGGCCAGGTGGTTACGTGTGCAGTATTCGATGTGCTCAAAATAAACTAAACGTTTTGAACGTGAACGAAGACAAGAAACTAGGAGGCACATGTTTAAATAGAGGATGCATTCCATCCAAATCTCTATTACACATTtctcataattattatgaagcAAAGACTAGATTCAAAGAATGTGGTATATTAGTTGATAATGTTAAGTTGGATATAGAGACTAtgcataaacataaaaataagtgCATGGGTAATTTATCTGATggaattaattttttatacaaaaaGAACAATGTGAATCATATTATAGGCCATGGGAGTTTAGTAGATGAACATActgttttaataaaaaccgaaaaagaagaaaagaaggTAACAGCTGAACGTATTGTTAT
Protein-coding sequences here:
- a CDS encoding phenylalanine--tRNA ligase; this translates as MFFSFFVCFIFVIIEFIESYKKNPQISDIYFRKLNKNYHIKDDIINYNRFKYVYKIKNHPLNEIKEEVLNFLKKKTSFYLVYNKCPLYYKNLCFKEILIRDTNETTSIKNNFYFSHDYLYIPQATSLFPYIYDLLKNNNKQNIQKCNDTIYVRNNPYSENTPNNNIDVNNNIEKKQDNYINKEIVENNNVHIINNSNILNKQRDNFCIISNIFRKDNIDKLHFPFFNQMDIYFKITNELVHKKKQLVYFLCELLSNIFGPNYKWRIRKDSFDFTTHSLQAEVFHNNKWIEILGSGILKSKIIFNKKKKYEINDYLAVGIGLDRIAMIKWDIDRIRDLYLYIYNTEKNIYSVEQHNEKDKCSQHISNDIFNKNINEYINHNDSYNHNNVKNYFLKNKKNENQNDKHQDENILLSSPKLEGQKLRHNLLTHIKQKMHIQQKQKIINMPHEEVLYFSNLYNIKDEQRDLSFYSNEQWNNDDFIKNIMELKNIKNLHFLKTVYLFDIFLNEQSKKTSYAYKFIYTPTTNIKEQHVFKNHVKELHEQIITQITKMYNIIIR
- a CDS encoding 60 kDa chaperonin, producing the protein MRMKRIHILLLVIFLLCLRYGYSIKKKRSPNNKNRLFINKRLKYINSKIISRRKENYVKMKMTENKVKGKDIIYGNECRNELLKGILTVSDVVKLTLGPRGRNVLLEKEYGSPLIINDGVTIAKNISLKDRKKNNGVKLMQESTNISNDKAGDGTSSTALMTATITKKGIEQVNRNHNPIPIQRGIQLASKMIIEKIKSLSTPIKTYKDILNIATIASNNDVHMGQIIANAYDKLGKNAAIILDDNADINDKLEFTEGYNFDRGIINPYLLYNENKDYIEYSNVSTLITDQNIDNIQSILPILEIFAKNKQPLCIIADDFSNEVLQTLIINKLKGAIKVVPIRAPSFGDRRKDYLKDLCIVTNSKYISADVGLDLNNLHNNMSSFDNNYLSLLGSANTLIVKKDRTSLITKEEYKKEIDERINVLKKEYEETTSKYDKEKLNERIAALSGGIAKILIGGNSETEQKERKFKYEDATNAVKSAIDIGYVPGGGVTYLEIIKSNFIQEIHKKIEEDLQISSNNDEKKYLELIGNLESEMELQKMGANIVVSSLDVITKQIADNAGVNGDNVVKIILNSKDKYGFGYDVNTNKFVNMVEKGIIDSTNVIISVIKNSCSIASMVLTTECMMVDHEKKDKGILDSSINSPNYLSKHRRTYKHKLHDDEDTDEDDEEDEDDEDDEDDEDDDDYDDEDEEDEEDEEDEDDEDDEDSMNDGYNYDE